One Methylobacterium sp. 77 DNA window includes the following coding sequences:
- the cls gene encoding cardiolipin synthase → MEDLLHRWLQATGSIRADVLALFGIALALLVSVHALLRKREIGTAIGWIGLAWLSPIFGTILYAIFGVNRVSRRARQLRVRPSQQVGSPAIPDATVPDDLRPLDRAVRRITKLSLLGGNALETMRNGDEAYPAMLAAIEGARSSIALSSYIFRNDDTGSRFFEAMLAARHRGVEVRVLIDGIGSGYFFPAMARRLRRAGVPVGLFMHSALPWRMPFLNLRSHKKILIVDGRIGFTGGINIADENLVATSPPDPVRDSHFRIEGPVVEQLTQAFASDWAFVTGEELDGERWFPPLGPAGEIEARVVTSGPDADIEKIEFAVMSAITCAQHSIRLVTPYFLPSEILSTTLALAATRGIRVDVIIPRASNHRYVDWATRAHVAPLLESGVRIWLDEPPFDHSKLLVVDGEWSFVGSANWDMRSFRLNFELNVEVYDRAFADRLDRFMRTKMEARLTSEDLARRSLPVRLRDAAVRLLLPYL, encoded by the coding sequence TTGGAAGACCTTCTCCACCGATGGCTGCAGGCGACCGGCTCGATCCGGGCCGACGTGCTGGCCCTGTTCGGTATCGCTCTGGCCCTTCTCGTCTCGGTCCACGCCCTGCTGCGCAAGCGAGAGATCGGCACCGCCATCGGCTGGATCGGCCTTGCCTGGCTGTCGCCGATCTTCGGGACGATCCTCTATGCGATCTTCGGCGTGAACCGGGTGTCGCGTCGCGCGCGACAGTTGCGGGTGCGGCCCTCGCAGCAGGTGGGCTCCCCCGCCATCCCCGACGCGACCGTTCCCGATGATCTGCGGCCCCTGGACCGCGCCGTCCGTCGGATCACGAAACTCTCCCTCCTCGGCGGCAATGCGCTCGAGACAATGCGCAACGGCGACGAGGCCTACCCGGCCATGCTGGCGGCGATCGAGGGCGCGCGAAGCAGCATCGCCCTGTCGAGTTACATCTTCCGCAACGACGATACGGGGAGCCGCTTCTTCGAGGCGATGCTGGCCGCCAGGCATCGCGGCGTCGAGGTCCGTGTGCTCATCGACGGGATCGGCAGCGGCTACTTCTTTCCGGCGATGGCGCGGCGCCTGCGCCGGGCCGGGGTGCCGGTGGGTCTGTTCATGCATTCCGCCCTGCCCTGGCGGATGCCGTTCCTGAACCTGCGAAGCCACAAGAAGATTCTCATCGTCGACGGGCGCATCGGCTTCACCGGGGGCATCAACATCGCCGACGAGAACCTCGTGGCGACGTCTCCGCCCGACCCTGTGCGCGACAGCCATTTCCGCATCGAGGGACCCGTGGTCGAGCAACTGACCCAGGCCTTCGCCAGCGACTGGGCCTTCGTGACGGGTGAGGAACTCGACGGCGAACGCTGGTTCCCCCCGCTCGGCCCCGCCGGCGAGATTGAGGCTCGCGTCGTCACGTCGGGACCGGACGCGGATATCGAGAAGATCGAGTTCGCCGTGATGTCGGCGATCACCTGCGCCCAACACAGCATCCGCCTGGTGACGCCCTATTTTCTGCCGAGCGAAATCCTGTCCACCACCCTCGCGCTCGCCGCGACACGGGGCATCCGGGTCGATGTCATCATCCCGCGCGCGAGCAACCATCGTTACGTCGATTGGGCGACGCGGGCGCATGTGGCGCCCCTGCTCGAGAGCGGCGTGCGGATCTGGCTCGACGAGCCGCCCTTCGACCATTCGAAGCTACTCGTCGTCGATGGCGAATGGAGTTTCGTCGGCAGCGCGAACTGGGACATGCGCAGCTTCCGCCTGAATTTCGAGCTCAATGTCGAAGTCTACGACCGGGCTTTCGCCGACCGGCTCGACCGGTTTATGCGGACGAAGATGGAGGCGCGCCTGACGTCCGAAGACCTGGCGCGACGGTCGCTTCCCGTCCGGCTGCGCGACGCAGCCGTGCGACTATTGCTGCCATACCTCTGA